From Paenibacillus sp. GP183, one genomic window encodes:
- a CDS encoding Ig-like domain-containing protein — protein MKKSKRLRFTLLLTLIISLCPMALFTAVTGSAAAAAPTAADYIEVEAAPVDITINIEGPRKQINFIDKDVSGITDYVALFTTEYAPQITVGKTSVAVVVNSANQVMRVVNPSVNGGVPVWTGPTDLVIPLGGYILVSNDDSWTNKTYKQYLAKNFKVGDTIKLRKNGNVIPVTDLMTGQGLKARLKLNNDEWFTVTEPKAAVSGKLENLEPGIPYSIRVNQTTVALQVDSTFQIEIGLTDGVNYLDVVVSKNGVENDRKTLVVFYKKPNSTAKEVVLWVDQGTNIFKLQTPENVRDMLIKAKDAGVTAVALDVKGVEGFANYKKNDLTGRPHISQMTAPTRAGANPNLDMLEEFIKYGHQLGIKIHAAFNVFAEGSPAHNEYGLLNQHLDWEEQVYRPEDGGQILRLRESSYFKSGKALVAFVNPANDDVRAFELKNMEEVIKNYDVDGVVLDRTRYDNETADFSPLTRQKFEAFLAARGKQLTNWPADVFTYVNNVRQFGPLINDWWEFRSLTIKTFTDEVRSLTDRYTILKGKKINSSAYVGSWFESYYLNGVHWGSPNFKYDSRLQFPQDSLYTDSYAKTGYTKNIDFLMIGTYQTTQKEIEHHITLGNIVTNGEVPMYASIALANIQDPPLQRSVFQAGLSQSNGLMLFDYSQVNWPVVKASLQNVEYVKDYQVGSSIPGNSEAFLEADLYNVSRNENNLNFYTDAYGLTTATSTFGVEAIIGNTGKVTKVVNQQQALSWNWTNMSPNNSAIPRGGFVISALDASGVRTKRQLVARTYKVGDEVRSAVMRGHLAYANISTPLKNLEIKGSVEVLGPGTAEVRLNGVPATLASSGDFSGKVTLSMGANALKISVYVDGRKTNEKTVTVTRTAPVITGIELDSAAYRLVAGDQHATVTTAVYSDETSAVVTGAKFSSSNPEVATVSADGTVTALKAGTAEITALYAGKTAKSVVTVVEMTGFSFEEMKHSLVKGEVYTAPLLATYSDGVSEYITLGPIYVSSLDKVASIAADGTITAVKPGSAMITASYRGKQSEIKIKVFNNVKEKE, from the coding sequence TTGAAAAAGTCGAAAAGGCTGAGATTCACCCTCTTATTGACGTTGATTATTTCCCTTTGTCCGATGGCATTGTTTACTGCAGTAACTGGCTCCGCCGCTGCCGCCGCTCCAACAGCCGCCGATTACATTGAAGTGGAAGCTGCTCCGGTAGACATCACTATCAATATTGAAGGTCCACGGAAGCAGATTAATTTTATCGATAAAGATGTAAGCGGAATTACGGATTATGTCGCGTTATTTACAACGGAGTACGCGCCGCAGATTACGGTTGGAAAAACATCCGTCGCCGTTGTCGTCAACTCCGCTAACCAGGTGATGCGGGTTGTTAACCCTTCCGTGAACGGCGGGGTGCCTGTCTGGACGGGACCTACTGACCTGGTTATCCCACTTGGCGGTTACATTCTGGTATCGAATGACGACAGCTGGACGAATAAAACGTACAAACAGTACCTCGCGAAAAACTTCAAGGTCGGGGATACAATCAAGCTTCGTAAAAACGGCAATGTAATACCGGTCACTGACTTAATGACGGGGCAGGGTCTTAAAGCCCGGCTCAAGCTGAACAATGATGAATGGTTTACCGTCACCGAGCCGAAGGCAGCCGTCTCTGGCAAGCTGGAAAATCTGGAGCCGGGTATCCCCTATTCGATACGTGTGAATCAAACCACCGTCGCTTTGCAGGTGGACAGCACCTTCCAGATTGAGATCGGGCTTACGGATGGCGTCAATTACCTCGACGTCGTTGTTTCCAAGAACGGTGTGGAAAACGACAGAAAAACACTCGTCGTGTTTTATAAAAAACCAAACAGCACCGCGAAGGAAGTCGTCCTTTGGGTCGATCAGGGAACGAACATTTTCAAGCTTCAGACGCCTGAAAATGTCCGCGATATGCTGATCAAGGCGAAAGACGCCGGTGTCACCGCTGTAGCGTTGGACGTTAAAGGCGTGGAAGGCTTCGCCAACTACAAGAAGAACGACCTGACGGGCCGGCCGCACATCTCCCAAATGACAGCGCCGACTCGCGCAGGAGCGAATCCGAACCTCGACATGCTGGAGGAGTTCATCAAATACGGTCACCAGCTTGGCATCAAAATCCACGCTGCGTTCAACGTCTTTGCCGAGGGCTCGCCTGCCCACAACGAATACGGGCTGCTGAATCAGCACCTGGATTGGGAAGAGCAAGTGTACCGTCCCGAGGATGGCGGCCAGATTTTGCGGCTGCGTGAGAGCAGCTATTTCAAATCTGGCAAAGCCCTCGTCGCTTTCGTCAATCCGGCAAATGATGACGTAAGAGCGTTCGAGCTCAAAAACATGGAAGAAGTCATCAAGAACTATGATGTTGACGGTGTAGTGCTCGATCGGACTCGCTATGACAACGAAACGGCCGACTTCAGCCCCCTTACCCGTCAGAAGTTCGAAGCTTTTCTCGCCGCCCGTGGTAAACAGCTAACGAACTGGCCGGCCGATGTTTTTACCTATGTGAACAATGTCCGTCAATTCGGCCCCCTCATCAATGACTGGTGGGAGTTCCGGTCACTGACGATCAAGACTTTTACCGATGAAGTCCGTTCGCTCACCGACCGCTATACGATATTAAAGGGTAAAAAAATCAATTCTTCCGCCTATGTCGGCTCCTGGTTCGAGTCCTACTACCTGAACGGCGTCCACTGGGGAAGTCCGAATTTCAAGTACGACAGTCGTCTGCAATTCCCGCAGGACAGCTTATATACCGACTCTTACGCCAAAACAGGTTATACAAAAAACATCGATTTTCTCATGATAGGCACATACCAGACGACACAAAAAGAAATCGAACATCACATTACATTGGGCAACATTGTAACGAACGGCGAAGTTCCGATGTACGCCAGCATTGCGCTGGCCAATATCCAGGATCCCCCGCTGCAGCGGTCGGTGTTTCAGGCTGGTCTGTCTCAATCGAACGGCTTGATGCTCTTTGACTATTCGCAGGTAAACTGGCCGGTCGTGAAAGCATCTCTCCAAAATGTGGAATATGTCAAGGATTATCAAGTAGGCTCTAGTATTCCTGGAAATAGCGAAGCTTTCCTGGAAGCCGATCTGTACAACGTTAGCCGCAATGAAAACAATCTTAACTTCTATACGGATGCGTATGGCCTGACGACGGCTACAAGCACGTTCGGTGTCGAAGCGATTATCGGAAACACGGGTAAAGTCACCAAGGTCGTCAACCAACAGCAGGCACTGAGCTGGAATTGGACGAATATGTCCCCCAATAACAGCGCCATTCCCCGTGGCGGCTTTGTGATCTCGGCGCTCGATGCGTCCGGCGTGCGAACGAAACGACAGTTGGTCGCCAGAACATACAAGGTCGGCGATGAAGTAAGATCGGCAGTAATGCGTGGCCACCTGGCCTATGCAAACATCAGCACTCCGCTGAAGAACCTGGAGATCAAAGGCAGCGTGGAAGTGCTTGGACCGGGAACGGCTGAAGTTCGTTTAAACGGCGTACCGGCAACGCTGGCAAGCAGCGGAGACTTCAGCGGTAAGGTCACGCTGAGTATGGGCGCCAATGCCCTAAAAATTTCCGTTTACGTGGACGGCCGCAAAACGAACGAAAAAACCGTAACCGTTACGCGTACGGCGCCAGTCATCACTGGCATCGAGCTTGATTCCGCAGCATACCGCCTTGTGGCTGGCGATCAGCACGCGACCGTCACGACTGCAGTCTACTCGGACGAAACGAGCGCAGTGGTTACTGGTGCCAAGTTCAGTTCCAGCAATCCTGAAGTAGCCACAGTATCTGCAGATGGTACGGTTACCGCATTGAAAGCCGGTACGGCAGAAATCACTGCTCTATACGCAGGCAAAACAGCCAAGTCGGTTGTTACCGTTGTAGAGATGACAGGCTTCTCATTTGAAGAAATGAAACACAGTCTTGTCAAAGGTGAAGTTTATACGGCGCCATTATTGGCAACCTACTCGGACGGCGTTTCAGAGTATATAACACTGGGACCGATATATGTTTCTTCGCTCGACAAAGTTGCTTCCATTGCTGCGGACGGCACCATCACAGCCGTTAAACCAGGAAGCGCAATGATTACAGCCTCCTACCGGGGCAAGCAGTCGGAGATCAAAATCAAAGTGTTCAATAATGTTAAAGAAAAAGAATGA
- a CDS encoding ABC transporter permease subunit: MFAKKTVKKSYARLLWIDIRKDWDLYLALIPGIAFLLLFKYTPMYGIIIAFKDFNIFEGMAASPWVGWKHFEKLISSASFLQVFQNTLIISVYKIVFLFPIPIVVAILLNELKNMAFKRSVQTVIYLPHFLSWVIVSGLFIDILSTNGGIVNKIIIAMGGEPVRFFLDSNIFRSVLVASAGWKDTGWNTIIYLAALAGIDPGLYEAAKIDGANKWKQIVHITLPGLLPIILLMFILRLGYVLEAGTEQVLVMYNPGVYNVADIIGTYVYRIGLGDQDYSFSTAVGVFESVVAFILILTGNGLARKFFGRGIW, encoded by the coding sequence ATATTCGCGAAGAAAACTGTTAAAAAAAGCTATGCACGACTATTGTGGATCGATATCCGGAAAGATTGGGATTTGTATCTCGCCCTCATTCCCGGCATCGCATTTCTGCTGCTGTTTAAGTATACGCCGATGTACGGGATTATCATTGCTTTCAAGGATTTCAATATTTTTGAAGGAATGGCCGCAAGTCCATGGGTCGGATGGAAGCATTTCGAGAAATTGATCTCGTCCGCCAGTTTTTTGCAGGTGTTCCAGAACACGTTGATCATCTCTGTCTACAAAATCGTGTTTCTCTTTCCAATCCCGATCGTGGTCGCCATCTTGCTCAATGAATTGAAAAACATGGCGTTCAAACGAAGCGTACAAACCGTCATTTACCTGCCTCACTTCCTCTCATGGGTTATAGTTAGCGGCTTGTTCATCGACATACTTTCCACGAACGGCGGTATCGTAAACAAAATAATCATAGCTATGGGCGGCGAACCGGTCAGATTCTTCCTGGACAGCAATATCTTCCGCTCCGTTCTCGTTGCTTCAGCAGGCTGGAAGGATACCGGGTGGAATACGATCATCTACCTGGCGGCTTTGGCCGGCATCGACCCCGGATTGTATGAAGCTGCCAAAATCGACGGCGCAAACAAATGGAAGCAAATCGTCCACATCACGCTGCCCGGTCTGCTCCCGATCATCCTGCTCATGTTCATTCTTCGTCTCGGTTATGTGCTGGAGGCGGGAACGGAACAAGTTCTCGTCATGTACAATCCAGGCGTTTACAACGTCGCCGACATTATCGGCACCTATGTGTACCGCATCGGTCTCGGCGACCAGGATTACAGCTTTTCAACCGCAGTAGGGGTGTTCGAATCCGTCGTTGCGTTTATTTTGATCCTTACGGGCAATGGCCTGGCACGGAAGTTTTTTGGACGCGGTATCTGGTAA
- a CDS encoding extracellular solute-binding protein, which produces MFKKSLAVLSITTLAASLTACGGGGQSASSSTATSKSTAPTAAATADANKPKPEFKALLQYGRFDPNAEVVAKFLNEKTGYKVTYDMLPVENPDDKLNLLMANKEKYAFMLLSGPQYSKLAASGALEPIDELVNKYGTNLKNVISQTSWNGAKLNGKIFGIPQTGSGTIVNSALIVRQDWMDELGLKAPTTRDELYNVMKTLKEKKNVFALSGGKSPLVPEILPTFGLAMVQSTATTGWQDVNGKLVNAVENPNMKKYLEFMKKLYSEKLIDQEWSLNQPNKVIENFTSGKTAIISNGYFNAPTVQNALLKNTPNAKISSLPYLKGDDGKVSVMATAGISFYVGIPKWADNKDDIIKYLDLKLDKDIHKEAVIGKEGVHHKFENGSYFPILPIFNDQYNNASSFLTGVDEKNYPIYWQARVRKDPILTDAFNKNQEAAKGNTSVDPLSFAPPLEAIGKYNLKLQKLMEDTFLKYITGAEPLENYDKFMAQWKAEGGNEMTKAANEWYAANKK; this is translated from the coding sequence ATGTTCAAAAAATCTTTAGCTGTACTGTCCATAACAACTTTGGCTGCATCTTTAACCGCTTGCGGCGGAGGCGGCCAATCGGCAAGCAGTTCCACAGCAACGTCCAAGTCCACGGCTCCAACTGCAGCTGCAACTGCTGACGCCAACAAGCCGAAGCCGGAATTCAAGGCGCTGCTGCAGTATGGGCGTTTTGATCCTAATGCCGAGGTAGTGGCCAAGTTCCTGAACGAAAAAACAGGCTACAAAGTTACCTACGATATGCTGCCGGTCGAGAACCCGGACGACAAGCTCAATTTGCTCATGGCCAATAAGGAAAAATATGCCTTCATGCTGCTTAGCGGCCCGCAGTATTCTAAGCTCGCAGCTTCCGGCGCCCTTGAGCCGATCGATGAACTGGTTAATAAATACGGAACTAATTTGAAAAACGTCATCTCTCAAACATCCTGGAACGGCGCTAAGCTGAACGGTAAAATTTTCGGTATTCCGCAAACGGGTTCGGGGACGATCGTCAATTCGGCGCTGATCGTTCGTCAGGATTGGATGGATGAACTTGGACTAAAAGCACCGACAACCCGCGACGAGCTATACAACGTCATGAAGACGCTCAAAGAGAAGAAAAATGTCTTCGCGCTTTCCGGTGGTAAAAGCCCACTCGTTCCTGAAATACTGCCGACATTCGGCCTGGCGATGGTTCAGTCGACCGCAACGACCGGCTGGCAGGATGTGAACGGGAAACTGGTCAATGCCGTTGAAAATCCGAACATGAAGAAATACCTGGAGTTCATGAAGAAGCTGTACAGCGAGAAATTGATCGACCAGGAATGGTCTCTCAATCAGCCGAACAAAGTGATCGAGAACTTTACGAGCGGCAAAACGGCCATCATCTCAAACGGCTATTTCAATGCACCTACTGTACAAAATGCGCTTTTGAAAAATACACCGAACGCCAAAATCTCCAGTCTGCCTTACCTAAAAGGGGATGACGGCAAAGTTAGTGTCATGGCAACAGCAGGTATCAGCTTTTATGTGGGAATACCGAAATGGGCCGATAATAAGGATGATATTATCAAATACCTGGATTTGAAGCTTGACAAAGACATTCATAAGGAAGCGGTGATCGGTAAAGAAGGCGTTCACCACAAGTTTGAAAATGGCAGCTACTTCCCGATTCTGCCAATCTTCAACGACCAGTATAACAACGCTTCTTCGTTCCTCACAGGAGTGGATGAGAAAAACTATCCGATCTACTGGCAGGCGCGCGTAAGAAAAGATCCTATCCTGACAGATGCATTCAACAAAAATCAGGAAGCTGCGAAAGGTAACACCAGCGTCGACCCGCTCTCATTTGCGCCACCGCTTGAAGCTATCGGAAAGTATAATCTTAAGCTGCAAAAGCTGATGGAAGACACTTTCCTGAAGTATATCACCGGTGCAGAGCCGCTCGAAAACTATGACAAATTCATGGCCCAGTGGAAAGCAGAAGGCGGAAACGAAATGACGAAAGCTGCCAATGAATGGTACGCTGCGAACAAGAAGTAA
- a CDS encoding carbohydrate ABC transporter permease, with translation MNANRTGEKIFTVINYIIFILLGLSMIFPFINLIAKSFSSEAAVVSGMVTLYPIDFQLGTYKYVASNFMFLQAFMVSITVTLVGSLLALFMTTLAAYPLSKTRLRGRKFFIILYLFTMLFSGGLIPTYMLMHKLDLINKLPVLFLPFMINVYNMLIIKSYFENLPDSLEESAKIDGASNMTILTRIILPLSMPVLATIGLFYAVTFWNDYFTSLIYINSAELKPLQLYLKELFVSSTDAFMRTNIDAALNVSPQSIQAASIILATLPIILVYPMLQKYFVKGVLVGSVKG, from the coding sequence ATGAATGCGAATAGAACCGGCGAAAAAATTTTCACGGTGATCAACTATATTATCTTTATCCTGCTCGGACTTTCCATGATTTTTCCGTTCATCAATCTTATCGCCAAATCGTTCAGCAGCGAAGCGGCAGTCGTTTCGGGGATGGTTACTCTGTATCCGATCGACTTTCAATTGGGGACCTACAAATATGTAGCAAGTAACTTCATGTTCCTCCAAGCTTTTATGGTTTCCATTACCGTGACTCTAGTCGGTTCGCTGCTTGCGTTATTCATGACGACACTGGCCGCTTATCCACTGTCCAAGACAAGGCTTCGGGGACGCAAGTTTTTCATCATTTTGTATCTGTTCACCATGCTTTTCAGCGGTGGACTGATACCCACCTACATGCTCATGCACAAGCTCGATCTGATCAATAAACTTCCGGTCCTTTTCCTGCCTTTTATGATTAATGTGTACAACATGCTCATAATCAAAAGCTATTTTGAAAACCTGCCCGACAGCCTTGAAGAATCAGCGAAAATCGACGGAGCCAGCAATATGACGATCCTAACGCGTATCATTCTGCCGTTGTCGATGCCCGTACTCGCAACCATTGGATTGTTCTACGCGGTAACGTTCTGGAACGATTATTTTACGTCTCTCATCTACATCAACTCGGCCGAATTGAAACCTCTTCAGCTTTATTTGAAAGAACTGTTCGTCTCTTCGACGGATGCTTTCATGCGGACCAATATCGACGCAGCCCTTAACGTTTCACCGCAGTCGATCCAGGCGGCTTCCATCATTCTGGCAACGCTGCCAATCATACTCGTCTATCCGATGCTTCAAAAATATTTTGTGAAAGGCGTTTTGGTAGGCTCAGTGAAGGGCTGA
- a CDS encoding Gfo/Idh/MocA family oxidoreductase translates to MSKVKIAVIGAGSISEMHLKSYQTNPDAELYAICDLNEERAKVKAEKYGITRVYTDYKELLADPGIDAVSICTWNNSHAPISIAALDAGKNVLTEKPLCKTVEEALAVEAAVRRSGKTLQVGFVRRYASNTSIVKSFLDNGELGEIYYAKASCIRRLGNPGGWFSDVERSGGGPLIDVGVHVIDLCWYLMGRPKVKSISGNTYKKLGNRANVKNLAFYKAADYDASRNTVEDMANAMIRFENGASLLVDVSFTLHAKEDELTVKLYGEKGGVELEPKLSIVTEKYDTILNLTPQINNLSFDFVAGFQDEINYFIEVCQGKKETISPVQDGVEMMKILCGVYESSLKGEEIRF, encoded by the coding sequence ATGAGCAAAGTAAAAATAGCGGTTATCGGAGCCGGTTCCATTTCCGAAATGCATTTAAAATCTTATCAAACCAATCCGGATGCAGAGCTTTATGCTATCTGCGATCTGAACGAGGAGCGCGCCAAGGTCAAGGCCGAAAAATACGGCATTACCCGCGTGTACACAGACTATAAGGAGCTGCTTGCCGATCCGGGAATCGATGCCGTGAGTATCTGTACTTGGAACAACAGCCATGCACCGATTTCTATCGCAGCTTTGGACGCCGGTAAAAACGTTCTCACCGAAAAACCGCTCTGCAAGACGGTGGAAGAAGCGTTAGCCGTTGAAGCTGCAGTCCGCCGTTCCGGCAAAACGCTCCAGGTCGGATTCGTTCGTCGGTATGCGTCTAACACCAGCATCGTAAAATCATTCCTCGACAATGGCGAGCTCGGTGAAATTTACTATGCAAAAGCATCTTGCATCCGTCGTCTCGGCAACCCAGGCGGCTGGTTTTCGGACGTCGAGCGTTCGGGCGGCGGTCCCCTGATTGATGTAGGCGTGCACGTGATCGACTTGTGCTGGTATTTGATGGGCCGACCGAAAGTGAAATCGATATCCGGCAACACTTATAAAAAGCTCGGCAATCGTGCAAACGTGAAAAATCTCGCCTTTTACAAAGCCGCAGACTACGATGCCTCTCGCAATACCGTAGAGGATATGGCGAATGCCATGATCCGCTTTGAGAACGGTGCCTCCCTCCTCGTCGACGTAAGCTTCACACTTCATGCGAAGGAAGACGAGCTCACCGTAAAGCTGTATGGAGAAAAAGGCGGCGTCGAGCTTGAGCCCAAGCTGTCCATTGTCACGGAGAAATACGACACCATCCTGAACCTTACGCCGCAGATCAACAACCTGTCTTTCGATTTTGTCGCCGGGTTCCAAGACGAGATCAATTATTTCATCGAAGTATGCCAAGGGAAAAAAGAAACGATCTCCCCTGTGCAGGACGGCGTCGAAATGATGAAAATTCTTTGCGGAGTCTATGAATCCAGTTTAAAAGGAGAAGAAATACGCTTCTAA
- a CDS encoding response regulator, with product MNLLIVEDEVRLRNALANNIPWDKYGIEVVGQAGSGTEALRLIDRKKPEIILLDLQMPEMDGLTLARQLRQADPFLKIIVLSGHDDFAYAQAALELGVMKYLLKPAGDEDILNTVLEAAERLKSELEQRHNEDELKQKWELHLPYLVNEFFQGWLNGKYVPWEIEQKSRDLQLDLQNDDQYAVAVVDMDPLSKDETRFSRRDVSLLQFSLGSIVKESLSTSPCWVSTDFAGCTVVVFRLVGDEMPNVALQKINAMTQKLLFSVQSILKLSASAGISGTTGGWEDMNKLYMQAVRALQNRIVLGHDLAIPYREEQGREPVLTLQPNLEKALEIALETGDEDKASETLTTLWDGGMEKAESVEEMHEHILYFESLFVRMIQKQGWPVREVAGEDYVYFHNLRELTAKEQILFWLQRIIRSYLAYANQRRKSTSHGMIKTILTLVENEIDQEMTLHAVADRLYVNSSYLSRLFKQETGKAFSTYVLERKMERAKAILQEGSRVYDAAAAVGYRDVSYFTRVFRKYWGVTPGEVRN from the coding sequence ATGAATTTATTAATTGTGGAGGACGAAGTCCGCCTCAGAAACGCGCTCGCCAACAACATTCCTTGGGACAAGTACGGAATCGAGGTTGTCGGGCAGGCTGGCAGCGGGACGGAAGCGCTGCGGCTGATCGACCGCAAAAAGCCCGAGATCATCTTGTTGGATCTGCAGATGCCTGAGATGGATGGGCTTACTCTGGCCAGACAACTTCGCCAAGCCGACCCTTTTCTGAAAATCATTGTTCTCAGCGGCCATGACGATTTCGCATACGCCCAAGCGGCACTGGAGCTCGGCGTCATGAAGTACCTGTTAAAACCGGCAGGGGATGAGGACATTTTGAACACGGTGCTCGAAGCAGCTGAACGGCTCAAGAGCGAGCTTGAGCAGCGCCATAACGAGGATGAGCTAAAGCAAAAATGGGAGCTGCACCTTCCCTACCTGGTCAATGAATTTTTCCAGGGCTGGCTGAACGGCAAATACGTGCCATGGGAAATCGAACAGAAAAGCAGGGACCTGCAGCTGGATTTGCAAAATGACGACCAGTACGCTGTCGCAGTAGTCGATATGGACCCGCTGTCGAAGGATGAAACCCGTTTCAGCAGGAGGGATGTATCCCTGCTTCAATTTTCTCTGGGCAGTATTGTAAAGGAATCGCTTTCGACATCTCCCTGTTGGGTGTCTACAGATTTTGCGGGCTGCACGGTCGTTGTGTTCCGGCTTGTTGGAGATGAAATGCCCAACGTAGCCCTGCAGAAAATCAATGCGATGACTCAAAAATTGCTGTTTTCTGTACAAAGCATTCTCAAACTCAGTGCGAGTGCGGGGATCAGCGGGACCACTGGCGGTTGGGAAGATATGAACAAGCTGTATATGCAGGCGGTTCGAGCGTTACAGAACCGTATCGTGCTTGGACATGACCTGGCGATCCCATACCGGGAAGAGCAGGGGAGAGAGCCCGTATTGACGCTGCAGCCCAACCTGGAGAAAGCGCTGGAAATCGCACTCGAAACGGGAGATGAAGATAAGGCGAGCGAAACATTAACAACCCTATGGGATGGCGGCATGGAGAAAGCGGAATCTGTTGAGGAAATGCATGAGCACATATTGTATTTCGAAAGCCTTTTTGTCCGCATGATCCAGAAACAAGGCTGGCCGGTGCGGGAAGTGGCCGGTGAGGACTACGTCTATTTCCACAATCTCCGAGAGCTGACGGCAAAGGAACAAATACTGTTCTGGCTGCAGCGAATAATTAGGTCTTATTTGGCCTATGCCAACCAGAGAAGAAAATCGACAAGCCATGGAATGATCAAGACCATACTAACTTTGGTCGAAAATGAAATCGACCAGGAAATGACGCTGCATGCTGTCGCCGACCGACTGTATGTCAATTCATCCTACCTTAGCCGTCTCTTCAAACAGGAAACAGGTAAGGCCTTTTCCACTTACGTGCTGGAACGAAAAATGGAGCGGGCCAAGGCAATCCTGCAGGAGGGATCGCGGGTATACGATGCCGCAGCCGCAGTTGGATATAGGGACGTGAGTTATTTTACAAGAGTATTCCGCAAATATTGGGGCGTGACGCCCGGGGAAGTCCGCAATTGA
- a CDS encoding FAD-dependent oxidoreductase, whose amino-acid sequence MIQELHADIVVIGGGTGGCAAALAAAKSGKTVIMTEETDWIGGQLTSQAVPPDEHPWIEQFGCTRTYRQFRDGVRDYYRRHFPLTEEARSHILLNPGNGGVSRLCHEPRAALAVLQDMLAPYVHSGRLQILTLHCVNSASVDGDDVRSLTVRNLITGEFAELSAAYFLDATECGDVLPIAGAEYVTGAESVSQTGEPHAVDGDALPQDMQGFTYCFAMDYIEGEDHTIARPERYEFWRQYKADFWPDRLLSWAGVRPHSLEPVTYELFEGTEKYSLFYYRRIIDSRNFEKGFYPGSITMVNWPQNDYWIGSVIDVSEDERERNLWDAKQLSLSLLYWLQTEAPRPDGGKGYPGLRLRKDIVGTDDGLAMYPYIRESRRIKAEFTVLEQHVSTACRSDGKAEPFDDSVGIGCYRIDLHPSTGNRHYIDISSLPFQIPLGSLIPVRINNLLPACKNLGVTHITNGCYRLHPVEWNIGEAAGFLASRCIDRNLLPREVRNQESELRDFQRMLVSYGIELAWPSIHSV is encoded by the coding sequence ATCATTCAAGAATTGCATGCCGATATCGTCGTAATTGGCGGGGGAACCGGGGGCTGCGCTGCCGCACTTGCCGCCGCCAAATCAGGTAAGACGGTTATCATGACCGAGGAAACCGACTGGATCGGCGGGCAGTTGACCAGCCAGGCCGTCCCGCCGGATGAACACCCTTGGATCGAGCAGTTCGGATGCACCCGCACATACCGACAGTTTCGGGATGGGGTGCGTGATTATTACCGGCGCCATTTTCCGCTCACTGAGGAGGCACGGTCCCACATTCTTCTGAATCCCGGAAACGGCGGTGTTTCGCGATTATGCCATGAGCCGCGCGCTGCTTTGGCTGTCCTGCAAGATATGCTGGCTCCATATGTTCACAGCGGGAGGCTGCAAATTCTTACCCTCCATTGTGTGAACTCGGCTTCCGTGGATGGCGACGACGTCCGTTCGCTTACGGTACGCAATTTGATCACCGGGGAATTTGCGGAGCTATCCGCCGCCTATTTCCTCGATGCAACGGAATGCGGGGACGTCCTGCCGATCGCCGGAGCGGAATATGTGACCGGAGCAGAGTCCGTGAGCCAGACCGGTGAGCCCCATGCCGTGGACGGTGATGCTCTTCCGCAGGACATGCAGGGCTTTACGTATTGTTTTGCAATGGATTATATCGAAGGTGAAGACCACACCATCGCGCGCCCGGAGCGTTATGAATTCTGGCGGCAATATAAAGCCGATTTCTGGCCAGACCGATTGCTGAGCTGGGCAGGTGTCCGCCCTCATTCGCTGGAGCCGGTGACTTATGAGCTTTTTGAAGGGACGGAAAAGTATTCCCTGTTCTACTATCGACGTATCATCGACAGCAGGAACTTCGAGAAGGGATTTTATCCCGGAAGCATAACGATGGTCAATTGGCCGCAAAACGATTACTGGATTGGTTCAGTCATAGATGTAAGCGAAGATGAAAGAGAACGCAACCTATGGGATGCGAAGCAGCTAAGCCTCTCCCTGCTCTACTGGCTGCAGACGGAAGCGCCCCGGCCGGACGGCGGCAAAGGATACCCGGGACTTAGATTGCGTAAAGATATCGTAGGCACCGATGATGGACTGGCCATGTATCCCTACATACGGGAATCCCGCCGTATCAAAGCCGAGTTCACCGTATTGGAACAGCACGTGAGCACCGCCTGCAGATCTGACGGAAAAGCGGAGCCATTTGACGACTCCGTCGGCATCGGCTGCTACCGCATCGACCTCCATCCGAGTACGGGCAACCGCCATTATATCGATATCTCTTCACTCCCGTTCCAGATTCCACTGGGCAGCCTGATTCCTGTCCGGATCAATAATCTGCTGCCGGCGTGCAAAAATCTTGGCGTCACCCATATCACTAACGGCTGCTATCGGCTCCATCCGGTCGAATGGAATATCGGCGAGGCCGCTGGTTTTCTGGCAAGCCGCTGCATCGACCGCAACCTGCTGCCCCGCGAGGTGCGGAACCAGGAATCGGAGCTCCGCGACTTCCAGCGCATGCTGGTGAGCTACGGAATCGAACTGGCTTGGCCGAGTATTCATTCGGTATAA